A genomic window from Nitrospirota bacterium includes:
- a CDS encoding GIY-YIG nuclease family protein: MDTYFYVYIMSNKNNSVLYTGMTNNLKKRVFEHREKVIKGFTRNYNVTKLVYYEVFMDSLNAIQREKQIKGGSRKKKFELVNSVNPGWKDLYDEL, encoded by the coding sequence ATGGACACTTATTTTTACGTGTACATAATGTCGAACAAAAACAACAGTGTCCTTTATACAGGCATGACAAACAACCTGAAGAAAAGAGTCTTCGAGCACAGGGAAAAGGTGATCAAAGGGTTTACAAGAAACTACAATGTTACAAAACTTGTGTATTATGAAGTGTTCATGGATTCTCTCAATGCGATTCAGCGCGAAAAGCAAATCAAGGGTGGATCGAGAAAGAAGAAATTTGAATTGGTGAATTCGGTAAATCCTGGATGGAAGGATTTATATGATGAATTATGA